The genomic window TTCATTCCTTCAATTATCGCATTTCTACTTGTCGCATACGAGATTCTGATATGCCCTTCACCAGAAGGTCCAAATGCCGAGCCAGGTGTCACAGCCACATGAGCTTCTTCGAGAAGAAATGCAGCGAGATCTTCCGAAGACATTTGATGTTCGTAAGACGGAAATACGTAGAAAGCTCCTCTTGGCTTCACGAAAGCTAGCGAGGGGATCTCGCTCATCAATTTACATATCAAATCCCTTCTTGCCCTGAATTCCTCGACCATTTTCCTCACGGAGTCTTGCGGACCTTTAAGAGCCTCAAGAGCAGCCTTCTGAACAAATGAAGTCACACATGTCAGCGAGTGCGTCTGGATTTTGTTTATTTCCTTGACAATCGGATCGGGGGCAATTAGCCAACCAATGCGCCATCCTGTCATTGCGTAAGTTTTTGAGAATCCGTTTATCGTTATGGTTCGCTCGAACATACCATCAAGTGAAGCAATTGAATGGTGTCTCCCTTCAAAAATGATTTTTTCGTATATCTCATCCGCCATCACAATAAGATCGTGATCTAACGCCAAATCAGCAATCCCTTTCAGATCCTCAAGAGACTGCACGACTCCACAAGGGTTTGAAGGAGAGTTTACAAGAATCATTCTTGTCTTTTTTGTAATAAGCTCTGCCAACGCATCTGGCGACATGCGAAATCCTTCTTCTGGGATTAACCTCAAGAACCTGGGAATTCCACCTGCAAGTCGCACGCAGGCTTCAAAGGTCCCCCATGATGGATCTGGCAAAATGACCTCATCGCCATCATCGAGTACCGCCATCATGCTCATGAAAATTGCCTGTTTTGATGGCGTAATGAGAATGTGTTTGTCTTCGCACGGAATTCCATTTTCGTTTCTGCTCTTTTCTGCAACGGCTTTTCTCAATTCTGGGATGCCCGCTGATGGTGTATAATGAGTGAAGTGTTCTTTGAGAGCCTTGATACATGCTTCTGTGATATTGTCCGGCGTGGAAAAATCAGGTTCTCCCATTGAAAATGATATTATG from Methanomassiliicoccales archaeon includes these protein-coding regions:
- a CDS encoding pyridoxal phosphate-dependent aminotransferase; amino-acid sequence: MISQRVRRVSESGTVKISNIVSKLKQEGVDIISFSMGEPDFSTPDNITEACIKALKEHFTHYTPSAGIPELRKAVAEKSRNENGIPCEDKHILITPSKQAIFMSMMAVLDDGDEVILPDPSWGTFEACVRLAGGIPRFLRLIPEEGFRMSPDALAELITKKTRMILVNSPSNPCGVVQSLEDLKGIADLALDHDLIVMADEIYEKIIFEGRHHSIASLDGMFERTITINGFSKTYAMTGWRIGWLIAPDPIVKEINKIQTHSLTCVTSFVQKAALEALKGPQDSVRKMVEEFRARRDLICKLMSEIPSLAFVKPRGAFYVFPSYEHQMSSEDLAAFLLEEAHVAVTPGSAFGPSGEGHIRISYATSRNAIIEGMKRVKEALEKL